A genomic region of Ignavibacteria bacterium contains the following coding sequences:
- the clpP gene encoding ATP-dependent Clp endopeptidase proteolytic subunit ClpP, producing the protein MKNLDFYNQLVPYVIEQTGRGERGMDIFSRLLRERIIMIGTPIDDHIASLVIAQLIFLESEDPDKDINLYINSPGGSVSAGLAIYDTMQYVRCDVATICIGMAASMGAVLLAGGTKGKRTALPNSRIMIHQPWGGFQGTATDISIQAEEILRIKRRLNEILSFHTGKDVEQIEKDTDRDRYFSPEEAKEYGLIDNILVRKEKRK; encoded by the coding sequence ATGAAAAATTTAGATTTTTATAATCAGCTTGTTCCATATGTAATTGAGCAAACTGGACGCGGTGAAAGAGGAATGGATATATTTTCTCGTTTATTACGAGAAAGAATTATTATGATCGGAACACCAATCGATGATCATATTGCAAGCTTAGTAATTGCTCAATTAATCTTTTTAGAATCAGAAGATCCTGATAAAGACATCAATCTTTACATTAATTCACCTGGTGGAAGTGTGAGTGCAGGACTTGCCATTTATGATACAATGCAATATGTAAGATGTGATGTCGCTACTATTTGTATTGGAATGGCTGCAAGTATGGGAGCAGTCTTACTTGCTGGCGGGACAAAAGGTAAAAGAACGGCACTCCCAAATTCAAGAATTATGATTCACCAACCCTGGGGTGGTTTTCAAGGTACTGCGACCGACATTTCAATTCAAGCAGAAGAAATTTTAAGAATAAAGAGAAGATTAAACGAGATACTCTCATTTCATACCGGAAAAGATGTTGAACAGATTGAAAAAGATACAGATCGTGATCGTTATTTCAGCCCCGAAGAAGCCAAAGAATACGGATTGATTGATAATATTTTAGTTAGAAAAGAAAAGAGAAAATAA
- a CDS encoding sigma-70 family RNA polymerase sigma factor, which yields MKIREKANEISKAEDIRHINAALSGDQDAFAWLMKKYKGPLQNLIYKMVSDKNEIEDLIQEVFIKAFNSLRNYSQEYAFSTWIYRIAINNTIDYLRKKKLETFSIDIDSEEDDDRPKFEIPDSSYSADANIILEQRQQIINDAINSLPEKYKKVIELRHKEELSYEEISEILNLPIGTVKAHLFRARELLNKYLKDKLRFL from the coding sequence ATGAAGATACGCGAAAAAGCAAATGAGATTTCCAAAGCCGAAGATATTCGTCATATCAATGCAGCACTAAGCGGTGATCAGGATGCTTTTGCGTGGTTGATGAAAAAATATAAAGGACCATTACAAAATCTGATATACAAAATGGTCAGCGATAAAAATGAAATTGAAGACTTAATACAGGAAGTATTTATAAAGGCTTTTAACTCTCTTAGAAATTACAGTCAGGAATATGCTTTTTCAACCTGGATATATCGAATTGCAATCAACAATACAATTGATTACTTAAGAAAAAAGAAACTTGAAACTTTCTCAATTGATATTGATAGCGAAGAGGATGATGACAGACCAAAATTTGAAATTCCAGATTCAAGTTATTCTGCTGATGCAAATATTATTCTGGAACAACGGCAACAAATAATTAATGATGCAATAAATTCACTCCCTGAAAAGTATAAAAAAGTAATAGAGCTCCGCCATAAGGAAGAGCTCTCTTACGAAGAAATTTCTGAAATATTGAATTTACCAATTGGGACGGTTAAAGCTCACTTATTCAGAGCACGCGAGCTTTTGAACAAATATCTCAAAGATAAGTTAAGATTTCTTTAA
- a CDS encoding ComEC family competence protein: MRVSDYPIIKFLSLFLIGFLFGYVAKIPLYILLTILILCISLVLIFQKQNQSLRNLFSILTVITFGAFIISLSFFSNQNEMKILDVLQKRKVLLYGRVSNIEYFDKDKISFEFNSDSVVYRKVSFPVKQKLLVNLDLRESSFSLNYFDAIISIGNVIRISGTLSKPSEPLYPGDFNLRVYLKSKNISYILSSNNFDELNLIEANKSILNYQRYLSKLRQKIKFQIEQNFGQLEAAYIKGLFIAERSDIPENIKSDFINSGVIHVLAVSGLHTGYIVLILLALFGRMKLTIKIILVSIGLFIFAHIANLSPSVIRASLMSVIVLLNLLTERKTFLLNSISIAGLIILIMNPLDILNPSFQLSFSAVLSIALIYPVFNDYLKKFQLSGFKKYLIDLILISIAVSIGTFPFVASYYQKFSVVSLIANLIVIPLTGIILGGIILNLVILNLVPSLFPIYKIALESIINLNFSVVNFFGTLPFAYTTIRNFSLLNSIFYYGVVFSALLLIKSRFSLAFKFISIALIVFNYVYHYDLVDDNLVDGNKNYLLLLQMSNSNGIVAHFDNKIFLKLFERSDSLLHIRKDLNKLNQILENYNFDKIQLASFSSPAIFLSNNLMSKLNKSQIKRLDEKIWLFGDIGQNEMNKNMSSFHYNYIPNSFTELIRLGEVNFIISPVRFEKFIQKQSNKNSKFVYINPRLDTMFVKNNDVITDTIPLDFKNQRMKIFEIASEELKEIKW; this comes from the coding sequence TTGAGAGTTAGTGATTATCCAATCATAAAATTTTTGTCTCTCTTTCTGATTGGTTTTTTATTCGGGTATGTTGCAAAGATTCCTTTATATATCCTTTTGACTATTTTAATTCTATGCATTTCCCTGGTTCTAATTTTTCAAAAACAAAATCAATCATTGAGAAATTTATTCTCAATTCTGACAGTAATTACTTTTGGTGCTTTTATAATTTCACTGAGCTTTTTCAGCAATCAAAACGAAATGAAAATTCTTGATGTGTTGCAAAAAAGAAAAGTTTTGCTCTATGGAAGAGTTTCAAATATTGAATACTTTGATAAAGATAAAATTTCTTTTGAGTTCAACTCTGATTCAGTTGTTTATCGAAAAGTTTCATTTCCAGTAAAACAAAAACTCCTTGTAAATTTAGACTTGAGAGAAAGTTCATTTTCTTTGAATTATTTTGATGCGATAATTTCGATTGGGAATGTAATCAGAATAAGTGGAACGTTATCTAAACCATCTGAGCCATTATATCCTGGTGATTTTAATCTGAGAGTTTATCTCAAGTCCAAAAATATCAGCTACATTCTTAGTTCAAATAATTTTGATGAACTAAATCTGATTGAAGCAAACAAATCAATACTTAATTATCAAAGGTATCTAAGCAAACTTCGTCAAAAGATTAAATTTCAGATCGAACAAAATTTTGGTCAACTTGAGGCAGCTTATATTAAAGGATTATTTATCGCCGAAAGGAGCGACATTCCAGAAAATATTAAAAGTGATTTTATTAATTCTGGAGTTATTCATGTTCTGGCAGTTTCTGGATTGCACACGGGTTACATTGTCTTAATACTCTTGGCTTTGTTTGGAAGGATGAAATTAACGATAAAAATAATTCTGGTTTCAATTGGACTTTTCATTTTTGCTCATATAGCAAATTTATCTCCATCTGTTATTAGAGCAAGTTTGATGAGCGTTATTGTATTATTAAACCTGTTAACTGAGCGAAAAACTTTTTTATTGAACTCAATATCAATTGCTGGTTTGATTATTCTAATTATGAATCCACTTGATATTTTGAATCCAAGTTTTCAACTATCATTTTCTGCAGTTTTATCAATTGCATTAATTTATCCGGTTTTTAATGACTATTTAAAGAAATTCCAGTTATCAGGTTTCAAAAAATATTTGATTGATTTGATTTTGATTTCAATTGCTGTATCAATTGGTACATTTCCTTTTGTTGCAAGTTATTACCAAAAATTCTCTGTTGTTTCATTAATTGCAAATTTGATTGTAATTCCACTCACAGGGATCATTCTTGGTGGAATAATTTTGAATCTTGTGATTCTTAACCTAGTTCCATCATTATTTCCAATTTATAAGATCGCACTTGAAAGTATTATAAATTTAAATTTCAGCGTTGTAAACTTTTTTGGGACTTTGCCCTTTGCTTACACCACTATTAGAAATTTTTCTTTATTAAATTCCATTTTCTATTATGGAGTTGTTTTTTCCGCATTGTTATTAATTAAATCAAGGTTTAGCCTTGCATTTAAATTTATTTCAATTGCATTGATAGTTTTTAATTATGTCTATCATTATGATTTAGTTGATGATAATTTGGTTGATGGAAATAAGAATTATTTACTGCTTCTTCAGATGAGTAATTCAAATGGAATTGTTGCGCATTTTGATAATAAGATTTTCTTAAAATTATTTGAACGAAGTGATTCGCTGCTTCATATTAGGAAAGATCTAAATAAACTAAATCAAATATTGGAGAATTATAATTTTGATAAAATTCAACTTGCGAGTTTTTCGTCCCCTGCAATTTTTTTAAGTAATAACTTAATGAGTAAGTTGAATAAATCACAGATAAAAAGACTTGATGAAAAAATTTGGTTATTTGGTGATATCGGTCAAAATGAAATGAATAAAAATATGAGTTCATTTCACTATAATTATATTCCAAACTCATTTACTGAATTAATCAGATTAGGAGAAGTTAACTTTATCATCAGCCCTGTAAGATTTGAAAAATTTATACAAAAACAGTCTAACAAAAATTCTAAGTTCGTCTATATTAATCCAAGACTTGATACAATGTTTGTAAAAAATAATGATGTGATAACTGATACCATTCCTCTTGATTTTAAAAATCAAAGAATGAAGATTTTTGAAATTGCATCAGAAGAATTGAAAGAAATCAAATGGTAA
- a CDS encoding metalloenzyme — protein MTKRVMMIFVDGLGIGKNNPQINPLVRFRMQFFNDFFGQVPTLRNCRIEKKYFSIRPINATMGVEGLPQSGTGQTAIFCGFNASKFIGRHFGPYIYSTLKPLVHKKNIFTELENRKFKTYFSNAYPQRFFDYLRDGKRTLSVTTFSYLAAGKKLNDLQTLLDGKAITAEITNEVWNSKLGYDLPVVSPQKAGKKFYEISQDYHFNLFEYFLTDYAGHSQDFNYAQDVLVKLDGFLQGVISNMNLKKDLLIVISDHGNIEDLSVKGHTRNPAIGVFVGAAHKIFYQKVNYLYQLKKNIISYIES, from the coding sequence ATGACAAAACGTGTAATGATGATTTTTGTAGATGGGCTAGGCATCGGTAAAAATAATCCTCAGATTAATCCGCTTGTTCGATTTAGAATGCAATTTTTCAATGATTTTTTTGGACAGGTCCCAACTCTTAGAAATTGTAGAATAGAAAAAAAATATTTTAGCATTCGACCTATAAATGCAACAATGGGAGTTGAAGGTTTACCACAAAGCGGCACCGGACAAACGGCAATATTCTGTGGATTTAATGCGTCAAAATTTATTGGTAGACATTTTGGTCCTTATATCTATTCAACACTCAAGCCACTGGTTCATAAAAAAAATATTTTTACTGAATTGGAAAATCGAAAATTCAAAACTTATTTTTCAAATGCTTATCCTCAAAGATTTTTTGATTACTTGAGAGATGGGAAAAGAACTTTAAGCGTAACTACTTTTTCTTATCTAGCAGCTGGTAAAAAATTAAATGACCTGCAAACGTTGCTTGACGGTAAAGCAATCACAGCCGAAATCACAAATGAAGTATGGAATTCAAAACTTGGTTACGATTTACCGGTCGTAAGTCCACAAAAGGCTGGTAAAAAATTTTATGAAATAAGTCAGGATTATCATTTTAATTTATTTGAATATTTTTTAACTGATTACGCTGGACATAGTCAGGATTTTAATTATGCTCAAGATGTTTTAGTGAAACTTGATGGTTTTCTTCAAGGAGTTATTTCGAATATGAATTTGAAGAAAGATTTATTGATTGTAATCTCTGATCATGGAAATATTGAAGATTTGTCAGTTAAAGGTCATACAAGAAATCCAGCCATTGGGGTTTTTGTCGGTGCTGCTCATAAAATATTTTATCAAAAGGTTAACTATCTTTATCAACTAAAAAAGAATATCATCAGCTACATTGAGAGTTAG
- a CDS encoding D-tyrosyl-tRNA(Tyr) deacylase translates to MRAVVQRVSRGSVKIGEDYYREIGAGLVVLLGVHKDDTEADAKKLAEKICNLRIFNDENEKLNLSINDINGELLIISQFTLYGDCKRGNRPSFTDSANSEKGNELYEMFVKECKNILGEDRIKTGIFGAMMTVEIINEGPVTIIVHTDYNKTLSEK, encoded by the coding sequence ATGAGAGCAGTCGTTCAACGAGTTAGTCGAGGAAGTGTGAAGATTGGGGAAGATTATTATCGAGAAATAGGTGCAGGATTGGTTGTGCTTCTTGGTGTTCACAAAGATGATACTGAAGCTGATGCAAAAAAATTGGCAGAAAAAATTTGTAACCTGAGAATCTTCAACGATGAAAATGAAAAATTGAATCTTTCTATTAATGATATTAATGGTGAATTACTTATCATTTCTCAATTTACACTTTATGGTGATTGCAAAAGAGGTAATAGACCAAGTTTTACCGATTCAGCCAATTCAGAGAAGGGAAATGAACTTTATGAAATGTTTGTTAAAGAGTGCAAAAATATTCTCGGAGAAGATCGAATTAAGACAGGTATTTTTGGTGCAATGATGACAGTTGAAATAATCAACGAAGGTCCAGTTACAATTATTGTTCACACTGATTACAACAAAACTTTGTCTGAAAAATGA
- the prmC gene encoding peptide chain release factor N(5)-glutamine methyltransferase — MITVLESLKLAKEYLEKHQIENPRLNAELLLSEILNCKRLELYTNFEKPLKDEEIQKFRDFLLRRAKGEPVQYITGKAYFYGLEFVVTPDVLIPRPETELLVEEVINSFDKNESLKIVDLCSGSGNIGITLAKFFPNSIVDCIDISEKAIEIGKLNAERLNVKNVSFIQLDILKQQLSEVYDVIVSNPPYISIEKQNEIQKEVRLYEPRIALFVDDELKFYRRILELSDGSLKNKGRVFLEIDNEISQQVFDLMKEKNFASISIKKDFANLNRIIWGVKEK; from the coding sequence ATGATTACAGTTCTTGAGTCACTAAAGCTTGCCAAAGAGTATCTTGAAAAACACCAAATCGAGAATCCAAGATTAAATGCCGAACTTTTGCTTTCAGAAATTCTGAATTGTAAAAGACTTGAATTATACACGAATTTCGAAAAACCTCTAAAGGATGAAGAAATTCAAAAATTTCGTGATTTCCTTTTGAGAAGAGCAAAAGGTGAACCTGTTCAATACATTACCGGCAAGGCATATTTCTATGGACTTGAATTTGTAGTGACTCCAGATGTTTTAATTCCCAGACCAGAAACCGAGCTCCTTGTTGAAGAAGTGATTAATTCATTTGATAAAAATGAGAGCTTAAAAATAGTTGATTTATGTTCGGGCAGTGGGAATATTGGAATAACTCTGGCAAAATTTTTTCCAAATTCGATAGTGGATTGTATTGATATCTCCGAGAAAGCAATTGAAATAGGGAAATTGAATGCAGAAAGATTAAATGTAAAGAATGTGAGTTTTATCCAACTTGATATTTTGAAACAACAACTCTCTGAAGTTTATGATGTGATTGTTTCAAATCCTCCATACATTTCAATTGAAAAGCAAAATGAAATTCAAAAAGAAGTTCGACTTTATGAACCACGAATAGCTTTGTTTGTTGACGATGAATTAAAATTTTATAGAAGAATTCTTGAGTTAAGTGATGGTTCGTTAAAGAATAAAGGAAGAGTATTTTTAGAGATTGATAATGAGATATCGCAGCAAGTTTTTGATTTGATGAAAGAAAAAAATTTTGCTTCTATTTCAATCAAAAAAGATTTTGCAAATCTAAACAGAATTATTTGGGGAGTTAAAGAAAAATGA
- the waaF gene encoding lipopolysaccharide heptosyltransferase II gives MTINKNTIKKILIIKPRGIGDLILSTIVLKNLKNEIPDCKIHYLTESFASPILKFNPYITKIYEFKNSFFENLRLINRLRKENYDIIFDFYSNPRTAQFTFLTRAKIKIGYDKRGRKYAYNLKVKLTDPNLHSALAHLEFLKILNFRSDQKELLYFITEEERNFADKYFVSNQISENCIGIIPGGGWSSKRCEPEKFAEICQLAHQKFQSEFLILYGNEDKQDAQKIYELTSNISHLAKETSIREMVALISKCRAVIANDSGPMHLSAAIGIPTIGIFGPTNPYAHGPFGKNCFWVRNENLECIQCNLRECNRNHECMIDLNPELVIEKLDLIFKN, from the coding sequence ATGACTATAAACAAAAATACAATCAAAAAGATTTTAATCATCAAGCCTAGAGGAATTGGTGACTTAATTCTTTCCACAATCGTTTTAAAGAATTTGAAGAATGAAATCCCTGATTGCAAAATTCATTATTTAACCGAAAGTTTTGCTTCTCCAATTTTAAAATTTAATCCTTACATCACTAAAATCTATGAGTTCAAAAATTCTTTTTTTGAAAATTTAAGATTGATCAATCGATTGAGAAAGGAAAACTACGATATAATTTTTGATTTCTATTCAAATCCAAGAACGGCTCAGTTCACATTTCTGACAAGAGCTAAAATCAAAATTGGATATGATAAACGCGGTAGAAAATATGCTTACAACTTGAAAGTGAAATTGACTGATCCAAATTTACACAGTGCTCTGGCGCATCTTGAGTTTTTGAAGATTTTAAACTTTCGAAGTGATCAGAAAGAATTACTGTATTTTATTACTGAAGAAGAGAGAAATTTTGCTGATAAATATTTTGTTTCGAATCAAATTTCAGAAAATTGCATCGGCATAATTCCCGGAGGCGGTTGGAGTTCAAAAAGATGTGAACCAGAAAAATTCGCTGAAATTTGTCAGCTTGCACATCAAAAATTCCAATCTGAATTTTTAATACTTTACGGAAATGAAGATAAGCAAGACGCACAAAAAATTTATGAATTGACTTCCAATATCTCTCATCTCGCTAAGGAAACATCAATTCGAGAAATGGTGGCTCTAATATCAAAATGTCGAGCAGTTATTGCAAATGATTCTGGTCCAATGCATTTATCTGCTGCAATTGGCATCCCAACTATTGGAATTTTTGGTCCGACAAATCCTTATGCACATGGTCCATTTGGTAAAAATTGTTTTTGGGTCAGAAATGAAAATTTGGAATGCATTCAATGTAATTTGAGAGAATGTAATCGCAATCATGAATGTATGATTGATCTAAATCCAGAGCTTGTAATTGAAAAACTTGATCTAATTTTTAAGAATTAA
- a CDS encoding glycosyltransferase family 9 protein, whose amino-acid sequence MIKINYNQINKVLILRIGRIGDIIISSFVFRVLKETNPEIKIELITLKKNKDVLRCNPFLDKIYFVNKNVFSLLKILPLYFKNYDLIIDLNDNPSTTSSILLSITRAQHKLGFDFKKQKRFLTIPVAYPGKDKMHLIDRYAYLLSSSGLEINPEQIKLELYLDPEINNSINQQFSKIREHSKIISINISASADIRKYPSTKWIELIQSLKTRFPFLKYLILYDPADKYEANSIINSIDKQFLIFSEGTSFQHFAAKIKNSDLLITPDTSAVHIASAFQVPVIALYPNVDWNFISFAPYKTKFRAIKSSSEEIKSISVSEIEKALESLIQELNW is encoded by the coding sequence ATGATTAAAATTAACTATAATCAAATTAACAAAGTTTTGATTTTAAGAATTGGTAGGATCGGTGATATAATAATTTCATCCTTTGTATTCAGAGTTTTGAAAGAAACCAATCCTGAGATAAAGATTGAATTAATAACGCTAAAAAAAAATAAAGATGTCCTGCGATGTAATCCTTTTTTAGATAAAATTTATTTTGTTAACAAAAATGTTTTTTCATTGCTAAAAATTTTACCCTTGTATTTCAAGAATTACGATTTAATAATTGATTTAAATGACAATCCATCAACAACTTCCTCAATTTTATTGTCAATAACCCGAGCACAACACAAACTTGGATTTGATTTTAAAAAGCAAAAAAGATTTTTGACAATTCCAGTTGCTTATCCTGGCAAAGACAAAATGCACCTTATTGATAGATATGCTTATTTACTCAGTTCAAGCGGACTTGAAATAAATCCAGAGCAAATAAAACTTGAGCTCTATCTTGATCCTGAAATCAATAATTCAATCAATCAACAATTCTCAAAAATTAGAGAGCACAGCAAAATTATCTCAATTAACATATCGGCAAGTGCGGATATAAGAAAATATCCTTCCACAAAATGGATTGAATTAATACAATCACTGAAAACCAGATTCCCTTTTCTCAAATACTTGATTCTATACGATCCAGCTGATAAGTATGAAGCTAATTCAATCATTAATTCAATCGATAAGCAATTTTTAATTTTTTCTGAAGGTACATCATTCCAACATTTTGCGGCAAAGATCAAAAATTCTGATCTCCTTATTACTCCCGATACTTCTGCTGTACATATTGCCTCAGCATTTCAAGTTCCTGTAATTGCTCTCTATCCGAATGTGGATTGGAATTTTATTAGTTTTGCACCTTACAAGACAAAATTTAGAGCGATTAAATCATCATCTGAAGAAATAAAATCAATTTCGGTTTCAGAAATTGAAAAAGCACTCGAAAGTTTAATTCAAGAACTAAACTGGTGA
- a CDS encoding glycosyltransferase family 9 protein, whose protein sequence is MEKTRFEIPKCKNFSGYKPCFPYYNCLENGCKENNPIGKNILIINLDAMGDVIMTTAQLPGLKRKYPESTIFWITLKNAFPLLLHNPLIDYPLEWNFENILILQQMEFDIVLNADKSQRSCGLHKSINAKEKYGFTLNEDGKIVPENAFADYNYLLGIDDYLKFRVNQKTGQEILAETWNNDYQRDRYILNLTDEEKNFVRDFRSKILDHPDQTIVGFNTGCSNLYPNKKMTIEQHVYLINELSKFPEYKLVLLGGPEDTERNQKIKELVGDKAILTPTTEGLRKGLCYIDACDVVITGDSFGMHASIGLGKYVIVWFGVSCWTEIDLYDYGRKFYQEDLECSPCWKKVCPYNLECIQRIDLEGMIREVHKFHREIKNAAR, encoded by the coding sequence ATGGAAAAAACTCGTTTTGAAATTCCGAAATGCAAAAATTTTTCTGGTTATAAACCTTGCTTTCCTTACTACAATTGTCTTGAAAATGGATGCAAAGAAAATAATCCTATTGGAAAGAATATTTTAATCATTAACCTTGATGCAATGGGCGATGTGATAATGACAACCGCTCAATTACCTGGATTAAAAAGGAAATATCCAGAATCAACTATTTTCTGGATCACACTCAAAAATGCTTTCCCGCTTCTGTTACACAATCCACTAATCGATTATCCACTCGAATGGAATTTTGAAAATATACTGATACTTCAACAAATGGAATTTGATATTGTATTAAATGCCGACAAATCTCAGAGATCGTGCGGTTTGCACAAATCTATCAATGCAAAAGAAAAATATGGTTTTACTCTTAATGAAGATGGAAAGATAGTCCCAGAGAACGCTTTTGCTGATTATAATTATTTACTCGGCATTGATGATTATTTGAAGTTCAGAGTCAATCAAAAAACAGGACAGGAAATTTTAGCCGAAACATGGAATAACGATTATCAACGTGACCGTTATATTCTTAATCTCACTGATGAAGAAAAAAATTTCGTGAGAGATTTCCGAAGTAAAATTTTAGATCATCCTGATCAAACCATCGTTGGATTTAATACTGGTTGTTCAAATCTTTATCCAAATAAGAAAATGACAATTGAACAACACGTCTATCTGATTAATGAATTATCAAAATTCCCTGAATACAAACTGGTTTTATTAGGCGGACCTGAAGACACTGAACGAAATCAAAAAATCAAAGAACTTGTTGGAGATAAAGCAATTTTAACTCCAACAACAGAAGGTTTGCGTAAAGGACTATGTTATATCGATGCTTGTGATGTTGTTATAACTGGTGATTCATTTGGAATGCATGCATCTATCGGGCTCGGGAAATATGTGATTGTCTGGTTTGGTGTCAGCTGCTGGACTGAAATTGACCTTTACGACTATGGTAGAAAATTTTATCAAGAAGATCTTGAATGTTCGCCCTGCTGGAAAAAAGTCTGTCCTTATAATCTTGAATGCATTCAAAGAATAGATCTCGAAGGAATGATTAGAGAAGTGCATAAGTTTCATCGAGAAATTAAAAATGCAGCTCGATAG
- a CDS encoding homocysteine S-methyltransferase family protein, with the protein MQLDRNFFLNLNKPLVLDGPMGTLLIERGVNLGSKLWSALALINNPEEVKKIHNEYIQSGADIITTNTFRTNPYAVKLSGTNYSSQELVRKAVQLAKESINAANKKILIAGSNAPADDCYLTKRIMSKDEQIENHYLHIQYLIEAGVDFILNETFGDKEEIEIVCSICKEFHFPFAVSVLINSELKTFFGQNLLETIEMIFNYEPNFISLNCSRPEFILQALEILNEFKPFGVYPNLGSIESFQSGKLVRDFTDSQLNDFVKKLIDNGVRVIGVCCGGNPNDIKLIRKIVDSL; encoded by the coding sequence ATGCAGCTCGATAGAAATTTCTTTTTGAATTTAAATAAACCGTTAGTGCTTGACGGACCAATGGGTACATTACTGATTGAGAGAGGAGTAAACTTAGGCTCAAAATTGTGGTCTGCTCTTGCATTGATAAATAATCCAGAAGAAGTCAAAAAAATTCATAATGAATATATCCAATCAGGCGCTGATATAATTACAACAAACACATTTCGAACAAATCCTTATGCTGTTAAATTAAGCGGCACAAATTATTCATCTCAGGAATTAGTTAGAAAAGCTGTTCAGCTTGCAAAAGAAAGTATTAATGCGGCTAATAAAAAAATTTTAATTGCAGGCTCAAATGCCCCAGCGGATGATTGTTATCTTACGAAAAGAATAATGTCAAAAGATGAACAAATCGAAAATCACTACTTACACATTCAATATTTAATCGAAGCCGGTGTTGATTTTATATTAAACGAGACATTTGGTGATAAAGAAGAGATTGAGATTGTTTGTTCTATTTGCAAAGAGTTTCATTTTCCCTTTGCCGTGAGTGTTTTAATCAACTCTGAATTAAAAACTTTTTTCGGTCAGAATTTATTAGAAACTATTGAAATGATTTTTAATTATGAGCCGAATTTTATTTCACTAAATTGTTCTCGACCTGAGTTTATCCTTCAAGCATTAGAAATTTTAAATGAATTCAAGCCATTTGGAGTTTATCCTAATTTGGGATCGATTGAATCATTTCAAAGCGGAAAACTTGTTCGTGATTTTACTGATAGTCAATTGAATGATTTTGTAAAAAAATTGATTGATAATGGTGTCAGAGTAATTGGTGTTTGTTGTGGTGGTAATCCAAACGACATAAAACTTATAAGAAAAATTGTTGACAGTTTATGA
- the ispE gene encoding 4-(cytidine 5'-diphospho)-2-C-methyl-D-erythritol kinase, whose amino-acid sequence MKEYLSPAKINIGLNIVSKRDDGYHNIETIFYPINLFDRLIFKESKIFEIVCSDPSIPVDEKNLIYKAKNVLSEFVQKPLDIRIELEKTIPVFAGLGGGSSNAAITLIALNEIFELKLSNETLLSLASKVGSDVPFFILKSPAYAEGRGEILQPLPDFKLNYKIILIIPEVKISTAWAYSNFKSSKKAIELSLIKTAQDFEKHRDKITNDFEEIVFPVYPELRAIKNQLLELGAVFALLSGSGSAIYGLFEPNSEVDLVINHFKNFRVFIC is encoded by the coding sequence ATGAAAGAATATCTTTCCCCTGCCAAAATTAATATCGGATTAAACATCGTTTCGAAAAGAGATGATGGATACCATAATATCGAAACAATTTTTTATCCCATCAATCTCTTTGATAGACTGATATTCAAGGAATCGAAAATTTTTGAAATTGTTTGTTCAGATCCATCAATCCCTGTTGATGAGAAGAATCTAATTTATAAAGCTAAAAATGTTTTGTCTGAATTTGTTCAAAAACCTTTGGATATAAGAATTGAACTCGAAAAAACAATCCCTGTTTTTGCTGGTCTTGGTGGTGGAAGTTCTAATGCTGCCATCACACTCATTGCCTTAAATGAAATTTTTGAATTGAAATTATCAAACGAAACTTTACTAAGTCTCGCTTCAAAAGTTGGAAGTGATGTTCCATTTTTTATCTTAAAATCACCTGCTTATGCTGAAGGTCGAGGTGAAATTCTTCAACCATTACCAGATTTCAAATTGAACTATAAAATTATATTAATTATTCCAGAAGTGAAAATTTCAACAGCCTGGGCGTATTCTAATTTCAAATCATCGAAAAAAGCAATTGAACTCTCTCTGATCAAAACAGCTCAGGATTTCGAAAAACATAGAGATAAAATTACAAACGATTTTGAAGAAATTGTCTTTCCAGTTTATCCTGAACTAAGAGCAATTAAAAATCAGCTTCTTGAATTAGGAGCTGTATTTGCTTTATTATCAGGGAGCGGCTCAGCAATTTATGGTTTATTTGAACCGAACTCTGAGGTCGATTTGGTAATTAATCACTTTAAAAACTTTCGAGTGTTTATATGCTAA